DNA sequence from the Candidatus Kaistella beijingensis genome:
CATATGAGAGCATTTAATCGCGGACTTTCAAGATATAGTTTTGAATATGTTCCGAAATACATCACGAAAAATCAATTACAAGAAATCCTCAATTCCGACCACGAAAGATGCGGAATGATGCGAAAATTTTAACCTTTAAATATCTAAAACAATGAAAATTTTTAAACTTATAATGCTCAGTTCTGCGCTTTTCTCACTCCAATTTTGCAGTAGAGATAACAGCGAAGAAACCAATTACGCAAACCTTTCCGCACAGGAAAAAAATGATTTGCTCTTCAGTTTTGAGGAAGAAAAAATGGCGAGAGATACCTATATTTTTCTCAATAACAAATGGGGAATTTCGCAGTTTGCCAATATTCAGAACAGCGAACAGTCGCATATGAACGCCGTGGAGAATTTATTGAAAAAATACAATATTACTTATCAAATTTTACCACAGGGACAGTTCAGCGACGCAAATTTACAGACTTTATACAATCAGTTGACAGCACAGGGAAGTCTATCAAAAAATCAAGCATTTCAAGCAGGAGCAATCATTGAAGATGTTGATATTGACGACCTTGAAACTCTAAAACAGCATACCACAAACGCAACCATTGTTTCTGTTTATAATAAATTAGAATGCGGTTCGCGCAACCATTTGCGAAGTTTTGTTTCAGGAATTACCAATTTGGGTGATACTTACACACCACAATTTATTTCTACCACAGAATTTCAGTCCATCATGAATTCTGCAAATGAACAGTGCGGAAATTAACTTTTAAACTTGAAAATTATGGAAAAATACAGTAAAAAAACAATTGCAATTCATTGGATTTCAGTTGTTTTAATCGCCTTGATGATTTTTACGGGAAAATTTTGGAAAGATATTGATGGAAATTCTTACTCTCTGCTCATTGTACATTTTATCATAGGAATGTTAGTCGCACTTTTAACGATTTGGAGAGTTGTTATTCATTTTAAAGGAAATAGACCTGCTCCATTGAAAACTAATAGTGATTTACGCAACAAAATTATTATTTGGGTGCAGTATATTTTTTACCTCGTAATATTTATTTTGGCTTTGTCAGGAATGTTGATGTTGTTGAAAGGCGGTTATTTGCAGGCGGTTTTGGATGGTGATATGAATTTCACTTTGGACGAAGAAAACTGTCACGGTTTACATATACACGAAGCGATGGTAAAAGTGTTTTTCGTGCTTCTGTTTGCTCATATTGCGGGCGCATTTTCCTACATTTACCAATACAAGCACAATATTTTTAAAAGAATATTTTAGTTGAATATTTTTAAAGATAACTCCCAAACCATCTAATTTTTTAGGTGGTTTTTCCTTTTCCGCCACAAAATGTAACCCAAGTTACGCACCGCCATTTTTGTTCCCAATACTTTTGCCTCAAAATAATGATAAAATGAGGAAATACTTTTTTACAGGATTGGCGTTGCTATCTTTTTTGGCGTTTCAAGCGCAGGAAGTAGTAACCATTTCCAAAAAAGATTTGGAACAGAAAATAAACGACCAAAATCTACAACTCAAACTTTCCGAAGCCGAAATTAATTCTGCAAAAGCCGATTTGTTGATGAGCAGAGCAATGTATTTGCCGAATGTAACCGCTTCTTACACGGGAATTTCTACCAATAATCCGTTGATGGCGTTTGGTTCTAAACTCAATCAGGAGCGTGTAGAAATGGCGGATTTCAACCCTGCAAATCTGAACGATCCCAAAAACATTTTCAATTTCGCCACAAAATTGGAAGTTCAGCAACCGATTTTCAACAAAGATGCAGTCTATCAAAAAAAAGCAGGCGAAGTGAAAGTGGAAGTCCTCAAACTGAAACAGGAACGCACCAAAGATTATCTTCAATTTGAACTCAACAAAGCATATATGCAACTTCAGATGGCGTACAAAGCATTGGAAGTTTTGGAAAATGCGAAGAATACAGTTCTTGCCAATAAAAAAGTGATTGACAATTATTTTAAAAACGGAATGATACAAAAATCCGATGTTTTGGATATGAATGTGCGGGTTTCCGAGATAGACAACCAAATTCAGTACGCCAAATCAAATGTGCGCAACGCTTCTGATTATCTCTATTTTTTGTTGAATGAAAATTCTGAAAATAAAGTATTCAAACCAAGCGAAAAATTGCAGTATCAGGAAAATATGTTGAGCCAAAACCCTCAACTCAAGAATGATAGAAAAGATTTGCAGGCTTACCAAAAATCTTTGGAAGCGTACGATTATATGATAAAATCTTCAAAAGCCAAATTTTTGCCTAAAGTGAACGCATTCGGAAGTTTTGAAATGTACGACAACAAACCTTATGAATTCAACGCGAATGGTTATTTGGTGGGAGTTCAAGTTGCGTGGAATGTTTTTGACGGCTTAAAATCCAAAAGCGAAATAGAAAAATACAAAGCCGATTTGCAAAAATCCCAAACCGAAATTGAGCAATATCAAAAACAAAGCACCTTGGAACTCAACAAATCATACCGACAAGTTTTGGATGCCGACAACAAAGTCAATCTCTCAAAATTAGCGTGGGAACAAACCGCGGAAGCCTACAGAATTCACAAAAACCGTTACGAACAAGGTTTAGAAAAAGCATCCGATTTACTAAACGCCGAAACCCAAATGTCCAAAAAGGAATTGGAATATCAGCAAGCCATTTTTGAGTACAATACCGCT
Encoded proteins:
- a CDS encoding DUF2202 domain-containing protein encodes the protein MKIFKLIMLSSALFSLQFCSRDNSEETNYANLSAQEKNDLLFSFEEEKMARDTYIFLNNKWGISQFANIQNSEQSHMNAVENLLKKYNITYQILPQGQFSDANLQTLYNQLTAQGSLSKNQAFQAGAIIEDVDIDDLETLKQHTTNATIVSVYNKLECGSRNHLRSFVSGITNLGDTYTPQFISTTEFQSIMNSANEQCGN
- a CDS encoding cytochrome b, whose protein sequence is MEKYSKKTIAIHWISVVLIALMIFTGKFWKDIDGNSYSLLIVHFIIGMLVALLTIWRVVIHFKGNRPAPLKTNSDLRNKIIIWVQYIFYLVIFILALSGMLMLLKGGYLQAVLDGDMNFTLDEENCHGLHIHEAMVKVFFVLLFAHIAGAFSYIYQYKHNIFKRIF
- a CDS encoding TolC family protein; translation: MRKYFFTGLALLSFLAFQAQEVVTISKKDLEQKINDQNLQLKLSEAEINSAKADLLMSRAMYLPNVTASYTGISTNNPLMAFGSKLNQERVEMADFNPANLNDPKNIFNFATKLEVQQPIFNKDAVYQKKAGEVKVEVLKLKQERTKDYLQFELNKAYMQLQMAYKALEVLENAKNTVLANKKVIDNYFKNGMIQKSDVLDMNVRVSEIDNQIQYAKSNVRNASDYLYFLLNENSENKVFKPSEKLQYQENMLSQNPQLKNDRKDLQAYQKSLEAYDYMIKSSKAKFLPKVNAFGSFEMYDNKPYEFNANGYLVGVQVAWNVFDGLKSKSEIEKYKADLQKSQTEIEQYQKQSTLELNKSYRQVLDADNKVNLSKLAWEQTAEAYRIHKNRYEQGLEKASDLLNAETQMSKKELEYQQAIFEYNTALEYYKFLEK